The following nucleotide sequence is from Primulina tabacum isolate GXHZ01 chromosome 2, ASM2559414v2, whole genome shotgun sequence.
gatataaaataaataattatttaaaaaattgaaattagcaACAATAGTAAAATGAATAATatgtaaaaatactaaaaacaataaaaataaggtcatatcaataaaattaatataattagtAATAGAAActaacaaattaattaattataatatgattacaaaaaataataacaaattaattaatatatcttTGTATTATTTACCTAATTTGGAATTTCTCGGGCATCACAAATAAAATTTAGGAAGAACtggtttttttatttatgttatttaatgatataatttttttcaaaatataatgataaataaatttaaatataatttattttgaatttgttATTAGcttaaaaatctaaattttttattttttattttttccttaaataaataatatttttatctagTATTGTTtcacttttaaaataatatttggataccactatataaataaaaaaggaGAGAAAATTTTTCTTAGATTTTAAAAACAATCAATCCATATAaagttatttattttcatagGGGGTGATACCCTCATAAGGATCTGAGTTGTCATTAACCCGGTTTATTACTTGGATAGTCCAGATCAGAGCCACTAGGCTGGGCACTTTCCGCAGGACCCGGGCACTTCGCCTCTTCCCGGGCAATCTTCATCACAACCCGGGCTCTCAAGCCAATAACCGGGATCTCAAGCAAACACCCGGGTACCCTActacccgagccacctcgagaattgtaccacactcgagtgtgattgatacagaccgtctaatctgtcagaaccacttggtcttggagtgtcctagaagccatcagaagctacaagtatgggcagccgacttgccatacttagtaggtggcacgagaatcgaggtacctaccccatttttctactataaatagaaggtattaatgtcatttatagAGGCTTAATTCTGAAATCCTTTAACTCTcaagcacttacatattttttctcaaatatttcttgtgTTCAtctttcacctgctgactttagcatcggagtggctacgccggatactcctccggcgcccattcacgagtttctttcttgtttgcaggtgttgtcacagccattatcttcactcaaattcctaAACACTAAAAATTATTGATCTGATTCATTGGAGCTCCttacccggctcatccatttcagcaaggtcacatcattggcgccgtctgtgggaacatTGAGActaagacgttgatatggctcatACGCGAAGAACTAACCAGGATAATTCCCTGGTTCATGGTGATAACACACAAACTTCGGGATAAGGTGGTGGTGCTCCTCCCACATGACCCAATCTTATTACCATGACCCCGGAGGATTTGGCTAGAATGATCTCTGAAGCGGTGGATAAGGACATGGCCCGTAGAAATCATTCACGCCAGGCCACTCCTCCAAGAGAAGAGCAGGAGAATGAGTAGGAGCAGTAGCAGGAGTTGAGGGAAGAGGAGGAGATGAGGAGGGAGGACGAGGAGTCTAGTGCCGGGTCCAAATCTCCAACTGTAGCGGAAGAATTGTTGGAACTAAGGCAAAAGATTAAGGTCCTGGAAGGGCAGTTGGAGAGCCGGAGTACTTCCCGGGAAATCGCCAAAGGATGCCCATTTATTGAAGGCATTGTCCGGGAACCCCTTCCCGAGAACTTCAAATCTGCCAAAATAAAGGATTACGATGGCAATGCAGATACCGAAGAACACCTGGCCAGGTTTGAGATATGGCCATGTTACACTGTTACACTGATCGAATTAAATGTAAGGTGTTCCTGACAACATTGGTAGATTCTGCTCAGAGATGGTTTGAGGGATTGGCTCCTCAAAGTATTCATTCCTTCAAAGACTTCcagaaggtgttctcacaccatttcagcagcagcaagaagtacaagaagactgcttttagtcttTTTGAGGTAAAACAGAGCCCGGAGGAGAGTCTAAGGACTTACATCACAAGATTCAATAGAGTGGCTCTGGATGTTCCTACTTGTGCCACTGAAACCAAAACGACTGCATTCACTCAAGGCTTGAGGGAGGGTGAATTTTTCAAATCACTGATCAAGAAAGTGCCCGGGGACTTCGAGGACTTATTATCCCGGgcagaaaaatatatcaatatggAGGAAGCCCAAAAACAGAAGAGGGAGGCCGTAAGGAAGGAGAGAGGGGACAGGCTGTCTAAGCCCGAGGAGAAGGGGCAGAGAAGGGGTAATCCAGGGCACTTTTCTCACCATGTGCCTCTAAAGATTGCCCGGGAGAGGGAGGTTCAAGAATGCAGTAGAGATCTGGCCCCTGATTACCAAGTATCCCGGCTTGAGAAGAGAGGATTTTGCAATCTCCACAAAGTATGTTATCACAATACTGAGGACTGCAAAACATTGAAGGGAGATTATGTCTTACCTTCTATCCCGGAGCCTAGTCAAGCCAATAAGAGACCGAGATTGCCTCCCTGGACATCTCGACAGCCAGGGTCCAGTACCCGAGGAGGAGGTACAAGAAGTAATCCGAGGAGTGAGCCCGGGAGAAGGAGAGAACCCGAGCTGGAGAGAAAGAAGAATTCGCCCCATGCCATGTGGtttattaaaatgatataaagaAGCTCCACTGATGGAGACTCCAATCGGGCGAGGAAGTCAAGGAGTAGGAGGGATTGTATGGAAGTGGAGGGGGTGATGAGAGATGAGGCGGTTATCAGTTTCGGCCCGGAAGATTTAAAGGGGGTTAATCTACCCCATAATGACTCCCTGGTTATCCAAGCCCGGGTAGCCAATTATGTTATTTTGAGAGTCTTCGTAGACTCGGGCAGCTCTGTTAATTTTATCTTTAAAGATGCCTTTGTACGGATGGATTTGCAGGGTTATCATTTGGAAGCTGTAGAGACTGTCCTTTATGATTTTGCTGGCCATGTGGTTTACCTTGAAGGGGAGATTGTGGGAGCCCGGGTACGAGAAGTCCGGGGAGATCAACCTTCTTCCCGGAAATGCTATGTGGAAGCAGTTCGGGCTGATCAGAACAAAACCAGGAGGGAAGGGAAGAAAGCGAGAGTTGATGAAGTGGGAGGAAGAGTAGTGGAGAAGGGAAAAGTACATTTTGTGGCAGAGGATGAGCAGGAGATGATAGAAGTCGGACCAGGGTAGCAAATCCGGGTGGCTCGGGACCTCAGTGCATCCACCCGGGTTAGTTTGATCAATTGTTTAAAAGCTAATATTCATATGTTTGCCTGATCCCAACAGGAGTTGACAGGGATCTCGCCCCTGATATCGGAGCATCAATTGAATATTCTCCTGGGATCACACCCGGTTAAACAGAAGAAGATGCACTTCGGTCTGGAAAAAGACAAAGTTATTGATGAACATGTGAAAGATCTGCTGAAGGCCGGTCACATTTAAGAAATTCAATTTCCTTACATGGCTTTTGAAGGTGGTGCTGGTACCTAAGTCCACCGGGAAGTGGAGAATGTGCGTAGATTTCCGCAACCTCAACAAAGCTTGCCCCAAAGACCATTACCCCCTGCCCAGGATTGAACAACTGGTGGATTCCACCTCGGGCTTTGAACTGCTGAGTTTCATGGATGCTTACCAGGGATATCATCAGATTCCCTTGGCCAAGAGTGATCCAAGATAAAGCCAGCTTCATCATCTCGGGAGGTACATTTTGCTATGTTGTAATGTCTTTCGGGTTAAAGAATGCAGGGGCTACTTACAAGCGTCTCATGAACAGAGTCTTTGAGAAGCAACTAGGCCGGAATGTGGAGGTATACGTAAATGATATCCTGGGCAAGTCTAAAGAGGTTGTAAATTTCATTGTTGATCTGGAGGAAACCTTTTCCACCCTAATTCATTACGGGATAAAGCTCAACCCTGCCAAATGCAATTTTGGTGTAAAGAGTGGCAAGTTTTTGAGTTTCATAGTGACCGACCGGGGGATTGAGGTAAATCAGGAAAAAGTCAAGTTCGTGTTGTGCATGCCATCTCCCCGATCTGTCAAAAAACTACAGAAGctgaccgggaggattgcttccCTGTCTCATTTTATATCCCGGTCAGCACACAGGAGTTATCCTTTCTTTCAGATCCTAAGGAAGGCCCAACAATTCGGGTGGGATGAGAAATGTGAACAAGCCTTCCAGGACTTGAATATTCATCTTGCAGAGCTCCCTGTATTGGTGAAGCCGGAGTCCGGGGAAAAGCTATTCGTTTATCTGTCTACTACGGAGTATGCTGTCAACTCGGTTCTAATAAAAAAAGAAGGCTCTAATCAAAAgcatgtctactatgtcagccATGCTCAAAGAGGCCCCGAGCTCCGTTACAATGAAATAGAGAAGATTGTTTTGGCCTTGATCATGATCGCCCGGAACCTACTACCTTACTTTCTATCACATCAAATCATTGTTCTTACCAATAGTCCTCTTGGCAGGATCATGACTCACTCAGAAGTATCCGGGCGGATGATCAAGTGGACAGTAGAGTTGGGAGAATATCACATTGAATACAAGCCCCGGGTTTCCATCAAAGCGCAAGCCTTATAAGATTTCTTATTTGAGATGGTTCAACCCGAGAAAGAAGAAGTATGAAGAGTTTTTGTGGATGGGGCGTCTTGTCCTTATAGGGTGTGGAGTAGGAGTTGTAATATTATCTCCCCCGGGAGAAAAGACTAAATTGGCACTAAGGATTGATTCCCGGGTAACCAATAATGAGGCCGAGTATGAAGTTGTCATCTCCAGTATCCGAGCTGCCCGGGAGGTTGGAGATTCTTGGATTATTCTGTACTCTGATTCACAGCTAATTACTCAACAGATAAAGGGCGTTTATGAAGCTAAGGATGACAGGATGCTCAAATATCTACAGCTCATTCAAGCCCAAGCAGAAACCTTTgtggattggagtattgaacaaATACCCCGGGAGGAGAATGGAGAGGTTGATGCTCTGACAAAAATGGCTGCTTCTTTGACAGAGGTCAGTACTCGAGAAGTTTTGCATGTTTCCCGGTTAGTCCTATCGGCCGAGGAAGAAATAGTACCAGTACCCGAGGACTCCTGCATGACACCATTGATCAAATTCATTAAAAGTAAAGAACTGCCCGAGGACAAAGCCCAAGCTCAAAAGATCAAGAGACAAGctcccaggtttgttctcttaaataatgtTTTGTACAGGAGATCATTCCAGGGACCATTATTAAAATGCTTATCTGAGGGAGAAGTTTATTACGTCCtccgagagattcatgaagggtGATGCGCTGAGCACCTCGGAGGGATATCTCTAGCCCGGAAGACAATGCTTCCTGGGTTCTGGTGGCCAACTCTTAGCCAAGATTCTACCCGAATGGTCCAGGCTTGTGAAGGGTGTCAACACCACTCAAATTTTCAACATAACCCGGCCACTCTTATGAAGCATGTTTGGGCATCTTGCCTCTTTGATCAGTGAGACATGGATATCGTGGGCCCCTTCCCAATTGCTCGGGCTCAGAAAAATTCTTGCTGGTGGCTGTAGATTATTTCTCTAAGTGGGTGGAAGTTGAGCCCTTGGCCAAGATCACCGAGCAGGAAGTTTTGAAATTTCTATGGAAGAACATAGTATGCCGGTTTGGAGTACCCAGAAAACTGATCTCAGATAATGGAAGACAGTTTCAGGGCAAAGAGATTACATCATGGTGCCGGAAAATGAAGATCACTCAGTCTTTCACCTCTGTTGCCTATCATCAAGCTAATGGCCAAACAGAAGTTGTGAATAGAGTCATTGTACAAGCATTAAAAACTAGGCTGCAAGGTAAAGGAAAGGACTGGGTGGAAGAATTACCCAGTATTCTCTGGGCATATAGAACCACTCCCCCggcacctactcaagaaactcctttcaaCTTGGTATATGGTTTTGAAGCTATCCTTCCAATTGAGATTGGGCAAACGTCTCaccgggtagaatcttacccggacGACAATTATCAAAGCCGGGCCATGGAGTTGGATTTAGTGGAGGAAAAAAGAGACCGAGCATTCATTCGAATGGAAGCATATCGGAGCCGggttatgaaatcatataacaagaAGGTCGGATCCGAAACTTCCAAGTAGGGGATCTAGTCATGAAGAAAGTCAACCCTGCCGGGGATGTTGGGAAGCTGGAAGCACAGTTGGGAAGGACCCTATAAGATTACCCGGAGGGTCAGTACGGGATCTTTTTATCTAGAAGATGTCCAGGGCCGTCCTCTCAAAAGGccttataatgtatttaatttgaaaaaatattatgtatGACAGATGTAATTATTTGAGGGAAGAAATAAATGAAAGATCTATTTTCTCAAAGAAGAGTGTTATGTATGTTTCTTTTATCTTATCCCGGGAGGTACTAGGCCCcggttatttaaaaaaaagccCAAGaaactacaccctggctcggagaaccacacctcgaccattcccaagtcccgggacatgctcctcGGCTTAAGGCTCCGCACTTTGGTTCTTAAAAatcccagggcactacaccctagctcggggaaccacacctcgaccattcccaagtcccgggacatgctccctggCCCAAGgctcttaaaaagcccaggacattacaccctggctcggggaaccacacctcgaccatttccaagtcccgggacatgctacccggcccaaggctccgcactttgttcttaaaaagcccagagcactacaccctggctcggagaaccacacctcgaccattccaaagtcctgggacatgctccccgacccaacgctccgtaccttggttcttaaaaagcccagggcactacaccctggctcggggaaccgcacctcgaccattcccaagtcccgggacatgctcctcggcccaaggctccgcaccttggttcttaaaaagcccagggcactacaccccgGCTCagggaaccacacctcgaccatttccAAGTCCCAGGACATGCTCCcaggcccaaggctccgcatcttggttcttaaaaagcccagggcactacaccctggctcggagaaccacacctcgaccattcccaagtcccaggacatgctccccggcccaaggctctgcACCTTGGTTCTTATTCGAAATCATATTTcattattttgattatttattaaaaatttcgGTCAGTTCTCAACACTTAGAAAATTTTCTAATACACAGTTAAAATACCCGGGTTTCTTGAAGGCTTATCATGACATTATAAAGAAACAATGGAAGGGAAGAAAGATTTTCATTAATAAAAGCCCGGAGGCAGGAATTACAGGAAATAAACAAAGAAAAAACAATcctaatctatatctatatggTCTGACCCTGGCTGTTCTTCCGGAGCctccttctcttcttccccaTCCTTGGGAAGGGATGCTATAGCACGTTCGAAGTCAGGGAAGTTTCCCCTATCCTCAGTTAAAAGCCGGGCTCTTCAAATTATTCCCGGCACTTTTCAAAACCGGTCTAGAAAAAGGGATAGGCCCGGTCTTCAACGGCTTTCTTGAAATCGGGAGATTGAAGGAAGGAGACCTGCCATTTATCTTTGTTGTACTCAGCCAGGGCCAGGGCACTCTCGGCTTTCTCGGCCCGAAGTATTTGTACCTCTACCTGTTCAGAAAGGGAATGGTTCCTCGATTCCGAGACAGACAGAGTACCTCGCAGATTTTCTTCTCGAACAAGGCCTTCATTTATGTCATCTCGGGCCTTGTCCAGGTCCGAGCGCAAGCTGGCCACTTCTTCCTCATAAGCGGCTCGAGCCCGGGACAACTCCTCTTGAAGCTTGGCCTGAGTATCTTGGAATTTCCGGGCTCGGTTACCAGAAATGGTGGCAGCCGCAGCAACCTCCTCGAAGGCCGAGATCAGCAGTTGGGCAGCCTGTTCAAAAGCAAAGTTAGtgaacataaataataaacagAGCAAGAGAGATTAACGGAAAGACTTACCGCCAAAAGCTTGTTCGAGCCTTCGAAAAGTTTGGCAGAGGGCCGAGAGTTCTTCAAACAAGTCTCCTCATCAGAAGTCAGGAGATGTTTAAAGATCTTGAGCCCCCTAGCCGAGGATCCCTCCTCAAAGATGTTGACTCGGGGAggtgaatcctattctgcttctgggcccggatctccacgctaactataatctctcatcctcttcctgatcctggtcctgtcccacctgttgtcatgcacacatacaaacaagacaacagccagataactccggtgagaattacattcccagtataaatcatgtatacatgcatttcatataaacagatataacagcatgaaacagatattcataacatgtaccaaaatcagaaacatgaatcaatacaaactctgaatcacactccgtgactTGTAGactttgactcgactcatcctaatctagggatcccgttcgGAATAAGAaaatacacccacctacactcccgatcggggtggtggtacgttcttattcgcggactttggctctttccatatcgaacatcagtaatagaagaaactccaaatctatccacttcgatataaccaaacgtccggcatcttggcgaatcagccactaACTAGGCATATCAgccttggcatatcctgccaaacctctgtgacaatgtgcaatgggcccagtgacgattccatcactattaGGCACCcttgtcacgagatcaatcgtctacgactaggcatatccgcctatgactcaatacataaatcaatagatcaaatatatcaatttcattcaactgcaaatatcaatgcaataaggtaaagtatgtgattttgggaaactcaagtcaagtcaactcgagttgtgcaatcccgcatccacatcaatttatacatttctcttctcggtctgacgaagtcgaagtgtcgaagtcaaatctgtccatatccaatgtcctgttgtagctgtcgacgaGAGGAGTACAGTGCTCtgtccggattcaaattctAATAGTCGGATCGTATCAAATCGAATTTCTAAGCCTTGAGAAGACTTGAAGCTTTTCCTTGAGATTTCCTCGGTTTTCAACTGAAGGAACGAAGGAAAATgaatcttatatatatatcccaacgCATATCATGAACAAGTGGCTCATTTCCATGCTGCatgccacgcgcatatgcgcgcccaagccccgcgcatatgcgccgggagtTCTATCCGAAAAATTagctactggactgctcgcgcatatgcgcgcacacaagcggcgcatatgcgcgagaccttctggtcacgcacAATTCTTACCACACAACTC
It contains:
- the LOC142537118 gene encoding uncharacterized protein LOC142537118 — translated: MGRLVLIGCGVGVVILSPPGEKTKLALRIDSRVTNNEAEYEVVISSIRAAREVGDSWIILYSDSQLITQQIKGVYEAKDDRMLKYLQLIQAQAETFVDWSIEQIPREENGEVDALTKMAASLTENCPRTKPKLKRSRDKLPVRHGYRGPLPNCSGSEKFLLVAVDYFSKWVEVEPLAKITEQEVLKFLWKNIVCRFGVPRKLISDNGRQFQGKEITSWCRKMKITQSFTSVAYHQANGQTEVVNRVIVQALKTRLQGKGKDWVEELPSILWAYRTTPPAPTQETPFNLVYGFEAILPIEIGQTSHRVESYPDDNYQSRAMELDLVEEKRDRAFIRMEAYRSRVMKSYNKKVGSETSK